The DNA segment ATTGCAACGCTCTCATCAACACATACACTATGAGTGTCTTGTAAGCCATACCTGCCTTTAAGTAGCTCACACAGACGTGTAAATCCCTCTCGACTCATTCTCACTAACCTTCGACATGAAACTTCATTTTCATAAATCTGATTTCTGATTATACACCATCCTTTACCCTTTTCTTGACGCATTGGTTCCTTGTAGAAAAATCTACAATAGTAGTCCATTGCAGGAGAGATGTAAGCGTGTAATATCTCATCTTCTTCCAATAATATCAACTCAGTAAGCTCTTCATCAGACATGTTTTCAATTCCAACAGAAAGTAATTCTGCAATGCGAAGCTCCTGATAAAATAACCAAAAGttgcaaataaataaataattatgtaaGAATCAATAAGATTTATTGAAAGATATACGAAAAGTgatgattaataaaatattttattaaaagaaaggattacataaaaaaattattactaaattaataaaatcattaaattaaatttgctTATAACCCAGAACTTAAACCTAACGAGTTAGCTCCAAGAACCCCAAGTAAAGATGAAAAACTAGTCCCAGCAGGTCCTGATTCGAACATTCCTTGTCCCTGACTAAAACTTGGTGAAGCTCTTGTGGTAATTCCAGCCATTTGTGAATGTGCTAGTGGGACAGGAGACGTTGGGGTGTTGGAAGTCTCTCTTAAGTTGATGATTTGGCATGAATCACCATATCTATCAACACCACTTAGCCTCTCTAAATAccgaattttattttcttcgtTTCGTAATTTCACAAAGCCATCACGGATTTCTTCGTCCTTCATCAACAATCCACTTGCTGCCCACCAAAAGCTTCCCATCGGTTCCACATCCAATGTTTCTAGTAGAGCCAAAGCATCTCCAAAAGTTGCTTTCTGGTAGTGTCGTGACCGTAAAACATCTAACAAGTTCGTGCGAGACTCTTCCATACGCTGAAAGCCACTTTGGATTTGTGTCTCGAAATTGACTCTTCTTCTATTCGTACGCTTAGTAGATGTACTTTGGACACGCAGAATTGACTTGTTTGCACGAGATGGAGAACGATGTGCTTCTTCTCTAGTGGGAAATTCATCATCTGAAGCTATGAGGCTAATCGGTTCTGAAGGAAGTCGTCCACTATCTTCTGCAGTATCTGCCACTGTTGTTTCATCATCACTAGCTTCCTCCGCTTGCATTTGCTGGATATGTTCGCCGAGCATGAATGGTGAATAACGTTCATCTTGATCCAAATCATGCTCTCCATAAATTTGATCGAGTAGCTCTTTAAAAGGAAGAGGTTTGCTTTGCAACACTCGTATAAATTTTCCATTAGTTGTTCCAGCCtcctataatatattttaaaaaaatatatatattaggaagcttcacactacgtgtagtatatattttataaatattttgggaACTTACCGCAATTCGATCGTCCCACCATGAACTAGGCATTTCAATTTGTTCCGTCGTAGGATTAACTCGGACACCGGTACGGTTGATTAACATATTGTAATGCTGTCGTAGACGACGCATGTAGTCTAGTCTATTTCTCATCTCAGGCTCAAAAATAATCTTATCACCAGTCATTTCATAGTATTTTTCTTCTATTCTTTTTTTAGCTGGATTGTCTGGCAATCTTATCGTGTAGTCCTTTGCTTTTAGCTCAACATTCACGAGGTTTAGCAAAATCTCAGTTTTTCTTGGGATCCAGTagttatactaaaataattataaaagtatatgttatatgtaattttcaataaactaaaataagttaaatttgtgttgtCAAACTTACTTTTCCTGCACGGTTTGCTGGTGTGTCATCAGTGGATTTGTCTTTGCGGTTAAGTCGACCTCCATTTCCATCACGGTTTGTTGACGTCTCAGCATGTGACTTATCCTTACGATTTAGTCGACTTTTGTTGCATGTTTTGCTGCTTCCTGATCTATTCATCATATTGCTGTCGAAAAAGGATAGTCATTATTAGAATCATAATCGCATGAAGAAAGAACAGAAAAGTAACTTTGGAGGAAGTGTCATCTGCAATAACTAAAGCTTTGAATAACTAACATAATAGCAATACTAatcctttttttataaaaccttaACAAGAATATTGATCACTAAAGCACAGATTCTACACAACTTCGATATGTAGCAAACAAAACGTACTAGGCTATATACAACGTAAGGATCAAGAAACGGTAAAATTTAAGCTttttctcagaaaaaaaaacagtatagcAATTATGAAGGAAATAAGATTTACCAGGAGAAAGCAAATTTTGATCGGTGGGTTTGATTACCTTACGTATTAATGTTTAAATAAGAAGAAGATGTTGCTATTAGTTAGTAACAAACCTTAAAAATCTACCAGAacagaattttaaattttaaaaccttAACAAATCTACTATCTGACTGCGATGaataacaagaaaaatatttaaacttaattaaaattttatttttgatttaactTGATTCCATTCCAGTCATTCACGTTCTTTTTTTATCATGAAAGGATTATAACTAGATTCCATTTGGTTCCACCTATTTCACAGGAATTAATGGAATGATAACTGTTTTTTAATTCCACTTAAATGGTGCATTTTTTTTGGAATCTCTTGGAATAAGCTATTCCAGACAGTTTTATTCCAAAAAAGAGTAATCCAGTTACACCCAATAAGTCACTTTCAACTACCAGAACACTTTTTCCTAACTTTCTTCCTTTTTTGTTACGTTTACTGGTTCAAACCAAAACAAGCTATAACTGCTAGGTCCCACTTCTTCTCTttccttgttttcttttttttttcaaaattaaaatattttttttcaaagatcAAAAAGATATTGAAATTTGCAGAACAAGATTATTACGGTGAAAAGAACTGATCTTTAGTAACAAAATATAGACAATTCTTTCTGTGatttcaaacaaatttttttttatgacgaACAATCGTTCAtgaaaatagaacaaaaaaagaatcaaGATCATTTTTGGAGTGGTGAAAAACCTTGTGGTTTCTTCTCCAATGAACAACCAACATTTCTTCTCCAACGGAAATTCCATTGTCGGCGATCTCAAACCCTAAGCTCCATTCCAACATAGCTCTACCGCTATCCACGTCAAGGTCAAATCTTCTCCTCCTCGCCGTGGTCGTCATGCCCGGAACCAGAGTTGTGGACGTTGGAATCGTAGGCACTTTAGTCGCAGATCGAAGAGAAAGCTTCACTGGAGCAACAATGGTCAAGTTTTGCTTATTTGCACATTTGGTCCTCCAACTTTTGTTACATGTgg comes from the Brassica napus cultivar Da-Ae chromosome A7, Da-Ae, whole genome shotgun sequence genome and includes:
- the LOC106453325 gene encoding uncharacterized protein LOC106453325 isoform X2, which translates into the protein MMNRSGSSKTCNKSRLNRKDKSHAETSTNRDGNGGRLNRKDKSTDDTPANRAGKYNYWIPRKTEILLNLVNVELKAKDYTIRLPDNPAKKRIEEKYYEMTGDKIIFEPEMRNRLDYMRRLRQHYNMLINRTGVRVNPTTEQIEMPSSWWDDRIAEAGTTNGKFIRVLQSKPLPFKELLDQIYGEHDLDQDERYSPFMLGEHIQQMQAEEASDDETTVADTAEDSGRLPSEPISLIASDDEFPTREEAHRSPSRANKSILRVQSTSTKRTNRRRVNFETQIQSGFQRMEESRTNLLDVLRSRHYQKATFGDALALLETLDVEPMGSFWWAASGLLMKDEEIRDGFVKLRNEENKIRYLERLSGVDRYGDSCQIINLRETSNTPTSPVPLAHSQMAGITTRASPSFSQGQGMFESGPAGTSFSSLLGVLGANSLGLSSGL